The genomic window ACTTTCacactatttttattttttgattgtTCAATCTTGACCATTTACATCGGTCTGATTACGATACAagaatataaaccaaaataaccaAGTTGAATATCGAAATTGAAGTGTCATGTACTCTGTTTCGGATTAGAAAACTCAATTACagtaagaaaatgagaaaaagattTGACTTCACATATATTCAAGAATTGcttcagaaacaaaagaaagactcTTAACAACATCGATCTTAAGATTTGGTTAGCATACCAAAATCCAACAAACGATTCGTCTCTAAAGCAAAGATACAAACATTGGTTGACTTGCACaccaagaaatcaaaagaaacacaCCGAACAAACAAGAGATAGACGAAGTCTTAGTCATCAATCTACATGAAGCataaagaaaactgaaaacacacacacactaaagaagaaaacgatatAGACGAAGTCACCAGCTACGTAGATTTGCATCAACAACTTTGATGATCCGCTCTCTCATTGAAAAGCCCATTGATTCTCCTCACGAATCTTAGCTACTTCCTCTGCTGTTAGATCGTTCTCGATGTTGAAGTGCGCGCGAATCTCATCTGGAGTTTTCCCTGAGAGCAAATCAGCCTGGAGCAAATCCGAGACAGTTTTACATGTGAGATCAAGAAGGCTTTGAATATTGAGATAATTCGCAGCCATCATAACATCAAAGAGAATGGTTGTTTCGATCGTCTTCATGAAATCAGCGTCCCACTCCttgagatcttcttcttctttgctcttGACGTGCTTCTCGCAATAATCGATCACAATCTTGAGAATCTTGCTTGTGACGTTTCGAAGCGGTATTACATCAGTGGCGCAGCCGTCCTCAACCATATGGTTTATCGCGATTGATTTGCGTGCCACGTCTTCGTCGATCTCGAACGATTTACCATCGGAGCTCTTCAACATGATCTTCGTCGACATTGTTATGGAGCGATTTTTCTCTGGAAAGCAAGGTTGATGAaacaagattgaagaagaatttAGAGAGcgatttgaagaaaaatgatgtAACGAACTTATGAATCTATGCGTCTGTGTATTTATAAGCTCCAACTGTCAGAGTCGGTGGGATCAACATTTTCAGTGGAGTAAACCAAGCTGAACCGGGTCGAATTTTACAATTGGCCCAGTTTCGTAGATTCGGCCCAAAACTTGATCGAGATGGATTaaatgtcaaaagaaaaaaaggatttgGTTGGTGTTTTATGTGATTTGTTGTTATTCTCACTCACTTCAAGATTTGCCATCAAAGACAAAGTacaaaatgtaacaaacacacaaaaacgtAGTTATACAAATTCGGGGGTTTAACATCAGATAAAGCTACATTACATATAATCTTGTAAAGCTGAATGATACATATTCtagtaaaaataattaaacgtTACATAAAATTACACTCGTAGATTTCACACCAACACATCTTCTATTGAGAAGATTCTTTTTCAATGTCTGGTATAGGGAAGTTTTACTAGCTTGTTCCATACTCAAGTAATTCCCACCTGAATGGCTGAAAGACATATAGCACTTCCGGGCAACTCTTGAACAAAAGAGCGACACAAACGCAAACCGCTGCTATCGCTACCATCGAAAGCATTGCTGGCCTGTAGGCAACAGACTTGTGGTGCGTTGTGACAAACACACGTTTGTGATCACAGAGCTTACATTGGTTTATCTGTGTTATCTCCAAGCTTGAAGAATCCATTGGACTcctcttttcttgtttgtgcTCAATGTTGAAAGACTCAGGAATGTTGACCACCACGTGTTCTTTGGCGATTGGTTTCCGACTGAGTTTCCGTTGCACCAGATGAATATACGAGAAGTGACCTCGTAAACGTGCATAGTCTTCTGGTGTGAATCCGGTATTGTCCCGGGAATTTTTCCAGGCTTGAATACCAGTCTGAACCAAACAAGAAGATTTTTTATCAGacaaaaacagattttgaGTTTATATAAGTCAAAGAGggaaatcaaattcaaatttaccATTCCAGGATCCTCAGTCAGGGCATCCAACACATCTTCTGAACCGTCTTTACCAGCTGCAATGTGAAGCGGTGTTAAACCGCCTGGACCAGCTGCATCGGGTCTAAACAAACCGGCTAAtgtctgattcttcttcttgggaCTGAATCTAAGAAGCATCTCAACCAtgggttttgaatttttcctCACGGCTCTGTGAAGAAGACACAGTTCTGATAACGCAGCATCAGGAGATGGATCAACAGTGCCTTCTTCGAATAGAATATTCAATAACTTCTTCATCACACAGCACCATTCCCGGTCCATTGAGAACTCTATTAGAAACTTAAACCgtattaaagaaaacagatcCTCTGGATTATGATCTGATGCTGCAAGTCTTGACTTGAGTTCACTTCTGTGTAGAAGCCAACCGATTTCGTGGATGAAATCCATTGCTTGCATTGCAGAATCAGTTCCAGTAAACTCTAATGTGCTTTCGAGTCTTCGGATTTCAGAACAAATATCTTCGTCTTCAGATACTATGAAAGGGAAGAAACTACTGCTTAGCCCACCTTGGTCTTCAATCTAGATTATTGGCCAGCAAAAATCTCACGTTTAGATATCACTGCAACAACAGGAAACGCAGAGCACGAAACTGAAAGTACACTTACTTCCATGAAACCTCGACCACTTGCAATAGGCATCTCACAGgaaaaattgacaaaatcaATCTCATTATTCTCCTTTAGATCATCTCTC from Arabidopsis thaliana chromosome 3, partial sequence includes these protein-coding regions:
- the SK5 gene encoding SKP1-like 5 (SKP1-like 5 (SK5); FUNCTIONS IN: ubiquitin-protein ligase activity; INVOLVED IN: ubiquitin-dependent protein catabolic process; LOCATED IN: nucleus; EXPRESSED IN: 6 plant structures; EXPRESSED DURING: L mature pollen stage, M germinated pollen stage, petal differentiation and expansion stage; CONTAINS InterPro DOMAIN/s: E3 ubiquitin ligase, SCF complex, Skp subunit (InterPro:IPR016897), SKP1 component, dimerisation (InterPro:IPR016072), SKP1 component (InterPro:IPR001232), BTB/POZ fold (InterPro:IPR011333), SKP1 component, POZ (InterPro:IPR016073); BEST Arabidopsis thaliana protein match is: SKP1-like 4 (TAIR:AT1G20140.1); Has 1410 Blast hits to 1406 proteins in 267 species: Archae - 0; Bacteria - 0; Metazoa - 537; Fungi - 177; Plants - 527; Viruses - 11; Other Eukaryotes - 158 (source: NCBI BLink).), with protein sequence MSTKIMLKSSDGKSFEIDEDVARKSIAINHMVEDGCATDVIPLRNVTSKILKIVIDYCEKHVKSKEEEDLKEWDADFMKTIETTILFDVMMAANYLNIQSLLDLTCKTVSDLLQADLLSGKTPDEIRAHFNIENDLTAEEVAKIREENQWAFQ